TCTGACCCGCACCACCTTCCCTGGAAGAGATAGAACAGGCAGTCTCTCCTGGGTCCCTGTTGAGCAGGTAGAGTGAGTGATTGAAGAATAGAGAAGAGGAGAGATAACTGCTACCTATTCTCTGTTGTGGTTCTCCCCACAAATTTCAGATCAAGTTCCTTCACATGTCACCTCCTTCCAGGCTCCCGAGCTAGCCTTTTACAAACCTGTTTGGTTGCCTGGGTGTCCACAGGCAGGGTTCTGTATGGTTGAACCCAACAATGAGACGTTAACTGGTTGTCATGGAGGACGTATGAGAAAAAGCTCCTCCTGAACCACCTGTTCTGACCACTTGGTTTGTGTAAATGGTCTGTCTATGGAAAGGGGTCAgacgtgtttctctttgggtacCCTCCAGGCCCAGGGATTAAATTAATGGGAACTAGACTCTTGAAAAGAAACCACACTCTACTTTCGCCCAAGAGGTTTCACACCTCTTGGCTGGTTCATCATCCTCACCTACACCAAGGTGTACAGCACCTCTTCTCTATGCAGAAAATATTACTGGTCTGCAACAtgctttgtttttatgtttagtttttttttgttttttttttaatttattttatttattttggctgcattgggtcttcattgctgcatgcaggctttctctagttgtggcaagcgggagatattctgctgtgcacgggcttctcattgtggtggcttctcttgttgcggagcacgggctctaggcacacgggcttcagtagctgtggcacgtgggctcagtagttgtggcacacgggccctagagcacaggttcagtagttgtggcacacaggcttagttgctctgcagcatgtgggatcttcccagaccagggttcgaacctgtgtcccctgcattggcagacagattcttaaccactgcaccaccagggaagccctatgtttagtttttttgacAAAACAACTTTGATGTGGGTTTTTGACAAAATACTCCTTTAAGATAATGGTTCAACACAGCAGAAATCTGCattaatggtatttttttccccagtactACTACAATTCCTTAACCCAGCAGTACCTGTactgggatggagagaaggagactTACATGCTGGCTGCGGAGTCTAACTCCCACCAGCAGACGGGCCTACCTCCTGCaaaagaggggaaggaaaagaaggagaaaccCAAGAGCAAAACAGCACAGCAGGTAAGATCATGACCCAGCCAGCAGACCCATCTTTCTCTCTGGGATATTGGgcttaatttttatgtttttttcaagGGGGGCACGGGGGCGAGGCATTTATATCTGCTTTATTTGGATTCTTTAAAATGGGGCCACACATCTTATTTATATCAAGTTTGTAGAGCATTTTGCAATTTTTTAGTGTTACTATATGTTGTCTGTCAGTTGCCTATgtacttaggggaaaaaaatcctgaaagactcaaagacttttttttttttttaatatttatttatttggctgcgtcgtgTCATAGTTGCGgtacgcgggatcttcattgctgcgtgcacggtctttagttgtggaatgagggatctagttccctgaccagggatagaacccgagccccctgcattgggagcacagagtcttagccactggaccaccagggaagtccctgagatttAGGTTGTATAAGGCTGTATGGGGTTTCCTGTGCCTTTCGGCGGTTAGAAGAATTCACTGAAGAGTTCCCTCTGATGgagcagcaagaagaaaagaattcACTGAAGAGTTCCCTCTGATGgagcagcaagaagaaaagagTCATTAATCAGCCTGCATAGTGCAGGAGCCTGCATGAGTCCCAGCTTCAGTCCAGGGAGAAAAAGTCGTTTATACAGTTACCTTCAATGGGAAGCAGATAGAGGCCATCCATAAAAACTATTTATGGGATTTAAAATACATTGACTTTTGAGACCTTTAATGACTTTGGTTATATGCAGTATCTCATAAAGGTAAGGGCAAAAGGGGTTTTGTTACAGTTTGTTACAATAATGGCTTGTTTTCATGGCATAGGAGACTGTTTTCTAAGTTCCTCTACCTAAGTGTATTTTTTGTGATTGTTGTTTGACTTTAGATTGCCAAAGACATGGAACGCTGGGCTAAGAGTTTaaacaagcagaaagaaaatttcaaaaacagcTTTCAACCTGTAAATTCtttgagggaagaagaaaggagagaatctGCTGCAGCAGATGCTGGCTTTGCTCTCTTTGAGAAGAAGGTAACAGTAGCAGGAATGGCCTTACTTCATGAGGGGAACTTAGGTAAAATTTGAGGCTTATGACTTGTTCTCTGTTTCCCAGGGAGCCTTAGCAGAAAGGCAGCAGCTCATCCCCGAATTGGTACGAAATGGAGACGAGGAGAATCCCCTCAAAGTAAGGAAGTACCACCAGTGTTTAAAGACCATATCTGTGCTTTGTGCCTCACTTTGAAACTCAGCTGCATCTTGGCTAATGTGATTTCTACTTAATTGGTCCCTGTCAGTGGGTATTTGGAGCAGCTTCTGCACATAGAATCCATGTTCAGGGCTTTGCTTTCCCTGTGTGAGAGCCGGAGAGATGGAGCAGGGAATGAAGCCCAAATTCCTGAGCTCAGTTAATTGAGTTTCATTGCATTTGTAAATAGAGAGTTTTAACAGactggaaagagaaaattaagacaagaaaaaaattattttattgatagaTACTAATGTGGGTGGGCCATTACTCTGATCTGTTGTATTTGGGGTTTTCAAACATGGTCAGTAGTTTGAGAACAGCCATCCAGGAACTCTTCTTGGGGCCCCAAGAGGGTTGGTGCCAGGAGGCTCTCGAGCCCAGCCCTGGAGGACCTGGCTGCTCCACTCAGTACGGGTAATGGGCGTACTCTCACAGCTTGGGTTAGGCGTTACTTTTACCCATTGCTATCTTCCTATTGTACATTTCCAATGACCCACCCTCCTTTTGTCCCTAGAGGGGTCTGGTTGCTGCTTACAGTGGTGACAGTGACAATGAAGAGGAGCTGGTGGAGAGACttgagaatgaagaagaaaagctgGCCGACTGGAAGAAGATGGCCTGCCTGCTCTGCCGGCGCCAGTTCCCAAACAGAGACGCCCTGGTCAGGCACCAGCAGCTCTCAGACCTACACAAGGTGGCCATGCTTCTCTGAGCTGAtctgaggcagggaggggaggcagcaaGATGCTGTGAGTGCCCTGACAGTAGTGAAGGTTCAGTAAATACCTGTATTAAATGATTGCCTTTTAGAAGGCTGCTCCTGATTATAGTATGTTCTAGATAATAGAGTGGAAAGGACCATGGCAGCTCCGTATGCAGCGGGCTCTGGCTTTCATGCTGTAGTGTAGTGAATTGGGCTTTGACTCTTAGAATATAATAGATACCGATAATGTTGTGATATCTCCAATTAGGTAGGTGTGAATTCTTACTGTCTGTAAAATCTCTCGTATAGCAAAACATGGACATCTACCGACGATCCAGGCTGAGCGAGCAGGAGCTGGAAGCCTTGGAGCTGAGGGAAAGAGAGGTGAATGGGGGTCAATGTGCCGCTAGAGTGTCTTGGGGTAACTGCCTTTGGCTTTTATTTGTAGCACTTGTTTCAGGTCCCAGGGGCAGGGTAGGATTTGCCACATACCTGTCACTTGGCCACTGTGGCTCATGTAGACTGGACCCAACTCTGTGCACTTTGTGAGCCCTGCACCGACCCTTAATGAGGGTGCTCAAGGCTGCTTACAAGTCCCGAGTGCCAAATACTTGCTGGTGAAGTATGCTGGATTTTAGCAAGGAGAGAGTGAGCTCATTTGGCCTGGCCAGGGAAGCCTTTGTGAACAATGAGAGGAGCTTCAAATGAGGCCCAGGGAACAGCAGGACACAAGATGGTTGCAGGTGATGTGGAAGGAAGCAGTGGGCAGGAGAAGCTTGTGGGGCCACTAATGGGCAGTCGTTTGGTAGTTGACGAGGCAGGTTGAGAGCCAGCTGGGCAGGGTTTTAAATACAAATAGAGGCCTATGAGTTAGAGATGAACCAGTGAGCAAGTTACTTGAAATTTCTCACCCCAAGATAGTATCTGTAGTTAGGGCTTttgctttcctgtttttttccactGTTTATGGTGCCGTCTCCCCAGGGACTGTAGAACAGGTCTCTGGAAGTCTCCTTGGCTCTGTCTCCCTGGAGGTGGGCCTGTCCAAATGCTGAGGGGGAACAGcagctctgccctcctctccctcgAGGACCTTGGCAAGCTGTGCCCACGCCCAGCCGGCTGGTTGAAGAGCTTGACAAGAGGTGACTCGTTAAATAAAACTGGTTGTTGGAAACATAGTTCTACCCCAGGTTCCACACACAGTTCATCTCTACAAACCTGCCGTTTTGGATATGACTGAGTGCAGCGAGGGAGACAGGGCATGTGGTATTTGAGAGCACTCTAAAAGGCCAAGCTCCAGATGAAGAAAGCACTTGAGGTGATAATCTTGAAGTGTGGGTGCATGAGACTGCTACAGATTGAAGTCTGAATATCTCTAACCATGTTTGTTCTCCCACATAGATGAAATACCGGGATCGAGCTGCAGAAAGACGGGAGAAGTACGGCATTCCAGAACCTCCAGAACCTAAGCGCAAGAAGCAGTTTGATGCTGGCACTGTGTATGTGTTGTGCACATTTTCCACTTTGTGAGCCGCGGCTCTGGCTTTTTAAGTAACTGTGTGTTTGCCACTGGCAGGAATTACGAGCAGCCCACCAAAGATGGCATTGACCACAGTAACATTGGCAACAAGATGCTGCAGGCCATGGGTTGGCGGGAAGGCTCAGGTTTGGGAAGAAAGTGTCAAGGCATCACAGCCCCCATTGAGGTAAGCAGTGGCTTGCAGGCTTATCCCAGAGATGAGATGAGGTTGAAGCACCCAGAGGGCCTAGGACCCAGTGGGAGTTGTCGTCTCTGCAGCCCTCCCATATTTCACGCTCCTTTGAAGATGTCAGTTGGAAGGAATGGGTGTGGCACCCTACTTGATTTTTCTGGTCTTTTGGTATCTTTGGGTAAAACCTACCTTCTCCTAAGGGCTGTGTCTATGTCCTTTGTTATAAACAAACCCTAACTTAACACCAATTCAGACCCGTGTAGCTTAGATTGGATTTTTAGAAAGGTACTGTGCTTTAATTTCTAAGTGATTTTgcttatgtataaaacaaattataatttaGTAGGATTTCCATCCATGATAAGATATCCTTTACTCAGAGCTCAGGAGCAGAGGCCCTCAACCACTGGCCTTCTAGACAAAAGCACCGCCAATGATTGCTCCCTCTCTGACCCGGCAACATAGCTTAGGTCAGACTCTTACTGTTGATTTGTGCAAGCGAGTTCTGCTGACTTCAGGCTGTCCTGCTGTGATCTGTGCCCAAAATTACCAGACCTTCCCTGGGCTTCAGTGCAATGCTTTGTGCTTTGGGGCCCTTACAATGCTTGCTGAACAGGCATAGGAGTAGGGGAGGGTGTGGTTCTATCTGCCTGTCTCCCTTACCTATTTGATCCCTTCAGTCCTTAAACCTACTCCAGGTCTCCAATACAGAAATCCATGTCTTCATTTAAAACTTCCTCTCCTGTCTTCCAGAGGGTGGTCCAGCTCAGTAGGGAGTGGGTTAGAtgagggggagagggagcagtCCACACCCTACCTGCCAGCTGCTGACAGCAGTTTTATCCCCCCCAGGCTCAAGTCCGGCTAAAAGGAGCTGGCCTAGGAGCCAAAGGCAGCGCATACGGACTGTCTGGTGCAGATTCCTACAAAGATGCTGTCCGGAAGGCCATGTTTGCCCGGTTCACTGAGATGgagtgagactcagagagaggatgagagagagagagagagagagagagagagagatgacaaGGAGTGCTCCATCTCTTGAATTCACTCTGACCACCTTTCTCTTTAAGGGCATGCCTTGTGCTGTTAATAGTTTTTAGGGCAAACCACTTCATTCTGCAAGGTTCTCCCACTTAAAGGAGTTCCCCTAGTATGGGTTATCTGGTGAATGGCCTGCCTTCCTGCCAGAGGGCTTGTGAGCTGGCCAAGGGGACAGTGGGTCTTTTATACTTCAGTGTACATAGTGTAATTGTAGTGTGTTTTACATGTGTAGCCTATGTTGTGGTCCATCAGCCCCTTGCATTCCTAGGGGGTGTTGAGATGCCCTAGGGTGGTATGTAACACCAAAGCTGCCTCTGTCATTTGTTGTGCTGTCTTTTCTCGGCAAAAGCcttgtgtatatttgtatattacaCATTTGTACAGaattttggaagattttcagTCTAGTTGCCAAATCTGGCTCCTTTACAAAAGAAATACCTTGAaaaatgtgtgtctgtgtctctttaTTCTTGGGGTGATGAAGGAAGTGTGTGAAAATTCTTCATGAAAACTCCATCATAACTGAGTCGGCTTTTCCACTTCCTTACTTTGTATAGGCCTAAGTGAGTGCAAGCACTTGGGCTTCTTCACTTTTCACAGACTATATCCTAGACCTGTGGGGGGTAGGCATGTTACTGCTCTGTGAGGAAGAGCCTCCCTGCTTTTGGCCACAATACAGGCAACCTCTCTGCTGAGGTGGAGGAGCTGAGAGGCCATCTCTCTCCCCCGAAGCACTCTGCTTCTCCGCTGTCATCTCAGCTGCTGAGGAGGTGGTCAGGGACGTTGCAGGGTTTTCCATTGAGTGGTGTCATCCAATCCTTGTCATCATTTGGCCAGCAAGACCATGCTTGACAAGGGCAGGAAGTGTGCGTGAGTCTGAGGCTGTTTCCAGGACCAGATGTGGTGGTGGGGTACCCATGCTGCCCATCTAGCTGAACTGAGTACTTGGGCTCCCTGTTTGGCATTTAGTCAGGGAGGGGGAACTTGTTCTTAAAGCTAGAACTCCATGGCTTTTGTGAATggtcatatttttctgttttcggGCAGGCCTGGCCCTTATAAAATCAGGATGAAAAATGCTCGGGAGGAGCTTTCAGGGCACGggccctcaccccagcctcctAGGGGGTGCCTTGGAGAGGTTGAGCCTAGCTTTGCTAGGGAGATGTGGAGGCAAATGCAGAAACCTCAGGCTTGGGCTTCTGTGGGCTAAGGCTTGGGCTTCTGTGGGCTAAGGCTTGGGAACCTCACAAATGAGGGCCCAACTGATATGCCCATCTTCCAGGGACAGCCGTGGGGAGATACCATCCCCACCTCCAGAGTCCTTGCAGACACTGGTTCTCTTAGCATCTGAGCAGCAGTCGCAAGCAGCTTAATTAGACACATCTGACAGCCAGCCTGGAAGGCTGAGGCCACACAGGTGAGGCCACACATCATGAGATCTGGGAAGCTCTTAATTACGTATAGCCAGCTCATCAAAGGGCACGTGAGTGTAAGCCTGTTCCCTGGGGAAGCCACAGCTGACCCCTGGCAGGAGAGCCAGGCCTCTGTCAGCCATCTTGAGCCTCTGACTTCCCCACACCAGGAAGAGCACTTGAATCAGTCCCAGCCCTACTTGGTGCTGATAGTTGCCGTACTCAGCTGCTCAAGGCTCCCGTGAAGACAGCTCTGGACCACAGCATCTGCTGTCTGCACTGGCATGGGCTTTCCTATAAACGTGAATTTAGTGTCCATCCTCTGATCAGATCCTCAGAGAAGCTGGTGGCTCCCTCTCCCACTTTCAGCCTGTTCCACAGCTATACCTGTCACCAGCATACCTAGCCAGGTGACTGCAGCCCTCATCTTGCATCTGAACCCATGGACCAATTTCTTAAAGTTTGACAGGCTGTACCTTTGGCTCAGATCTCTCATACAAGACCGTATTTGGGAGATCCTGCTAGTAGTGCTAAATGACTCTTACCCCCTGAGGACCTGAGGCTGAAGCCCAAGGGCCCAGGCATCCCCCGCTGCCCTGTCACGTTCTACTCCAACCCCAAGCCCAGGGATGAGTGTGCCATGTCCTGCCCTGCCCTACCCTGACCATAGGACCGCTGTTCCAGCCATGGCCGACAGGGGTGCTGTGAGAGCAGTGCAAAGTTCCCAATCAGGGAAACCCAAAATTCTGAATTTGGAAGGGTCTCTTGCTGACCTAGAGGGAGCCTCCAGGGATCCCAAGTCCAGCCTGCCCTTTGCTGGGACAGCTGCTGCAATGTGCAGGGCTTTGAGGGCCATCCAGGAGCAGATGTCGTGGCCATGCATCAAAAAGAGTTTCAAAACCCAGATGAGCAGCCAGGCCTGAGCT
This is a stretch of genomic DNA from Balaenoptera musculus isolate JJ_BM4_2016_0621 chromosome 11, mBalMus1.pri.v3, whole genome shotgun sequence. It encodes these proteins:
- the RBM5 gene encoding RNA-binding protein 5 isoform X5, which produces MHYSNPRPKFEDWLCNKCCLNNFRKRLKCFRCGADKFDSEQEVPPGTTESVQSVDYYCDTIILRNIAPHTVVDSIMTALSPYASLAVNNIRLIKDKQTQQNRGFAFVQLSSAMDASQLLQILQSLHPPLKIDGKTIGVDFAKSARKDLVLPDGNRVSAFSVASTAIAAAQWSSTQSQSGEGGNVDYSYLQPGQDGYAQYAQYSQDYQQFYQQQAGGLESDASSASGTAVTTTSAAVVSQSPQLYNQTSNPPGSPTEEAQPSTSTSTQAPAASPTGVVPGTKYAVPDTSTYQYDESSGYYYDPTTGLYYDPNSQYYYNSLTQQYLYWDGEKETYMLAAESNSHQQTGLPPAKEGKEKKEKPKSKTAQQIAKDMERWAKSLNKQKENFKNSFQPVNSLREEERRESAAADAGFALFEKKGALAERQQLIPELVRNGDEENPLKRGLVAAYSGDSDNEEELVERLENEEEKLADWKKMACLLCRRQFPNRDALVRHQQLSDLHKQNMDIYRRSRLSEQELEALELREREMKYRDRAAERREKYGIPEPPEPKRKKQFDAGTVNYEQPTKDGIDHSNIGNKMLQAMGWREGSGLGRKCQGITAPIEVSSGLQAYPRDEMRLKHPEGLGPSGSCRLCSPPIFHAPLKMSVGRNGCGTLLDFSGLLVSLGKTYLLLRAVSMSFVINKP